From Tripterygium wilfordii isolate XIE 37 chromosome 13, ASM1340144v1, whole genome shotgun sequence, the proteins below share one genomic window:
- the LOC120012650 gene encoding ricin B-like lectin R40G3, producing the protein RLAYIRRHAGLPRNPSQSYLIPSLYVQLTMAATNQPTYRVYCRASPNYNLAVGDGVAILAPIDKNDERQHWYKDDKYSYKKDAGGLPSFSLVNKATGQTLKHSSHHPVPVRLVAYNPDVLDEYVLWAQADDRGEGYKAIRSLTNPASHLEAAALNDCSYHGAIIMGGVWIDTNNQQWKIEPHS; encoded by the exons CGTTTAGCCTATATAAGAAGGCATGCAGGCCTCCCTAGAAACCCATCCCAGTCTTATCTCATCCCAAGCTTATACGTACAGTTAACAATGGCTGCAACAAACCAACCTACTTATAGAGTGTATTGCAGGGCTTCTCCCAACTATAATCTGGCCGTCGGTGATGGTGTGGCTATTCTTGCACCTATTGATAAAAATGATGAGCGCCAG CATTGGTACAAAGATGACAAGTACAGCTATAAGAAGGACGCAGGGGGCTTGCCTTCCTTTTCTCTGGTTAATAAAGCAACTGGTCAGACACTAAAGCATTCCTCCCATCACCCTGTTCCT GTGAGATTGGTTGCTTACAATCCAGATGTTCTTGATGAGTATGTCTTGTGGGCACAAGCAGATGATCGTGGTGAAGGTTACAAGGCTATAAGGAGTCTTACTAATCCCGCATCGCATTTGGAAGCTGCTGCTTTGAACGATTGTTCCTATCATGGTGCTATAATTATGGGCGGGGTTTGGATTGATACAAATAATCAGCAATGGAAAATTGAACCCCACA GTTGA
- the LOC120012649 gene encoding DNA-directed RNA polymerases II, IV and V subunit 9A-like gives MTTYKFCPDCNNILYPKEDRKQKILLYACRNCDHQEVADSFRVYRNQVQHSTGELTQELLEAAADPTLPRTKSVRCPECNHGEAVFLNAKSRGDDGFTLFYVCCNPNCGYRWREN, from the coding sequence ATGACAACATACAAGTTTTGCCCCGACTGCAACAACATATTGTACCCTAAAGAGGACAGGAAACAGAAGATCCTCTTGTACGCCTGCCGCAACTGCGACCACCAGGAGGTTGCCGACAGTTTTCGCGTTTATAGAAACCAAGTGCAACACTCCACCGGGGAGCTGACCCAAGAATTGCTGGAAGCGGCAGCTGATCCAACTCTCCCTCGCACGAAATCGGTTCGTTGCCCAGAGTGTAACCATGGAGAAGCTGTCTTCTTGAACGCCAAGTCTAGAGGGGATGATGGTTTTACTCTCTTTTATGTCTGCTGCAACCCCAATTGTGGATATCGCTGGAGAGAAAATTAA
- the LOC120013528 gene encoding uncharacterized protein At4g14450, chloroplastic-like, with protein MADSQRNSSRSQRRPALLQVNRAPDWNVAIPLLSPIATSPKAVEQMADPPRQKEPQQLMGREKPVVFKKWQHPAAPFFCEQAQLRQAFVPV; from the coding sequence ATGGCCGATTCACAGAGAAACAGCTCCAGGAGCCAGCGGAGGCCGGCGTTGCTGCAGGTAAACCGGGCGCCAGATTGGAACGTGGCGATTCCGCTTCTGTCGCCGATTGCTACTTCACCGAAGGCGGTGGAACAGATGGCAGATCCACCGCGTCAGAAGGAGCCGCAGCAGCTCATGGGGAGGGAGAAGCCGGTGGTGTTCAAAAAGTGGCAGCATCCGGCGGCTCCGTTTTTCTGCGAGCAGGCTCAGTTAAGGCAGGCCTTTGTGCCTGTATAG
- the LOC120012343 gene encoding DNA repair protein RAD5B-like: MEVLVKEEEIIQQMTPVLGSEQTESGVCGDILQSSNNSEAKHFIEDRGIPSITKTVTGTGVRISAFVNNEIEEPESLHGLKLEIAVKEEPDLGFESIVSVKEHVGLQSAEQFVPDTEDSMAVDDMAVDEVPPLSIVTVKEEPGLDSESKVSETREVVMEPVKQLVTKTEESSGPEEVLSLSIVTVKEEPGLGFESKVSEAREVVMETEKQLVTKTEESSRPEEVLPLSIVTVKEEHYLGSEMVSVKEEIDIESLKQILPLSVVKAMPEEECLKTENKQQEKPKESEPEMMKKQPDGSNKPLLPQKSIKDMTFEEYCLFIENRDKGQKVNAKGKGVPQLGLQRKSSTWNIRDCWLRDQSLEDGDFQLEDDWHLVGRTIVTGISTTKGWKLVDNEIVHFAFPSAHSHYNAQWIVRFSTKRFGEIGRLPMEWGKCLVPLVSSSKVKVLGRCIFAPSTLHMMQEIMLYVSFFIHQSIFTEGDTSTWRLDSPSKIDSTIHPLLTLFKFLKLKPCQKAEFTPEELDSRKRSLNLEDDTDAAAMLPIVKRRMGCQQYPEQSKDEQAISESSLNKIVGTAEVYNLEEMEPPSTLMCELRPYQKQALYWMSESEQGIDVERAAKTLHPCWAAYRICDQRASSIYVNIFSGEATTQFPTATQMARGGILADAMGLGKTVMTIALILARPGRRSSHNQELVLRAADDAGNSKGKKGASVNTPSKANGGTLIVCPMALLGQWKDELETHSERETLSVFVHYGGDRTNNPMVISGYDVVLTTYGVLTASYKNDGECSIYHMVDWYRVVLDEAHTIKSWKTQGARAAFTLSSHCRWCLTGTPLQNNLEDLYSLLCFLHVEPWCNWAWWNKLIQRPYENNDPRGLRLVKAILRPLMLRRTKDTVDKEGRPILVLPSIDVKIIECEQSEAEHDFYDALFRRSKVQFDQFVAQGKVLHNYANILELLLRLRQCCNHPFLVMSRADSQQYADLNKLARRFVEVNFESSTPRQGAPTQAYIEEVVEDIRRGENKECPICLEYADDPVLTPCAHRMCRECLLTSWRIPITGLCPICRTLLKKTELITCPTESKFRVDVEKNWKESSKVTKLLECLEKIKRSGSGEKSIIFSQWTSFFDLLEIPLQRRGIGFLRFDGKLVQKQRERVLKEFSETNEKMVLLMSLRAGGVGLNLTAASNVFLMDPWWNPAVEEQAIMRIHRIGQKRRVHVRRFIVKDTVEERMQQVQARKQRMIAGALTDEEVRSARIEELKMLFR; encoded by the exons ATGGAGGTCTTggttaaagaagaagaaatcatcCAACAGATGACGCCTGTACTCGGATCTGAACAAACCGAATCAGGTGTTTGCGGTGATATTCTTCAATCTAGCAACAACTCGGAGGCAAAACACTTCATCGAGGATCGTGGCATTCCGAGCATCACAAAAACGGTCACCGGTACCGGGGTTCGGATATCAGCTTTCGTAAACAATGAAATCGAAGAACCGGAGTCGCTCCATGGGCTCAAGCTGGAGATCGCAGTAAAGGAAGAGCCGGATTTGGGGTTCGAGAGTATTGTCTCAGTGAAGGAACATGTAGGTTTGCAGTCGGCCGAACAGTTCGTGCCTGATACAGAGGACTCAATGGCTGTTGACGATATGGCTGTCGATGAGGTTCCCCCTTTATCGATTGTAACGGTAAAGGAAGAACCCGGTTTGGATTCTGAAAGTAAGGTGTCCGAGACGAGAGAAGTTGTTATGGAGCCTGTGAAACAATTGGTGACCAAAACGGAGGAATCTTCTGGGCCCGAAGAGGTTCTTTCATTATCGATTGTGACGGTAAAGGAAGAACccggtttgggttttgaaagtAAGGTATCCGAGGCGAGAGAAGTTGTTATGGAGACTGAGAAACAATTGGTGACCAAAACGGAGGAATCTTCTAGGCCGGAAGAGGTTCTTCCATTATCGATTGTGACAGTAAAGGAAGAACATTATTTGGGGTCCGAGATGGTCTCTGTTAAGGAAGAAATAGATATTGAGTCTCTGAAACAAATATTACCATTATCGGTTGTTAAAGCTATGCCGGAGGAGGAATGTCTCAAAACGGAAAACAAGCAACAGGAGAAGCCAAAAGAATCAGAGCCTGAAATGATGAAGAAGCAGCCTGATGGTAGCAATAAGCCACTGTTGCCTCAAAAGAGTATCAAGGATATGACATTTGAAGAGTATTGTCTGTTCATAGAAAACAGAGATAAGGGGCAAAAGGTGAATGCCAAAGGGAAAGGAGTACCTCAGTTGGGGCTTCAGAGGAAGTCAAGCACATGGAACATACGCGATTGCTGGTTGAGGGATCAATCCCTGGAGGATGGGGATTTCCAACTGGAGGATGACTGGCATCTTGTGGGGCGTACTATAGTTACCGGCATCTCCACCACAAAGGGCTGGAAACTGGTAGACAATGAGATTGTACACTTTGCTTTCCCTTCTGCTCATTCACATTATAATGCGCAGTGGATTGTTCGTTTCTCTACCAAAAGATTCGGAGAG ATTGGGAGACTGCCAATGGAATGGGGTAAATGTCTTGTTCCGcttgtttcttcttcaaagGTGAAGGTTCTTGGTAGATGTATATTTGCTCCTTCAACCCTTCATATGATGCAGGAAATCATGCTATATGTGAG CTTCTTTATACACCAATCAATATTCACTGAAGGTGATACGTCTACCTGGAGATTGGATTCCCCCTCAAAAATTGACTCCACGATCCATCCTCTCCTCACCCtattcaaatttttaaaattaaagccATGTCAGAAG GCTGAATTCACTCCAGAAGAGCTTGATTCTCGGAAACGCTCACTGAATCTTGAG GATGATACAGATGCTGCAGCAATGTTGCCTATAGTTAAACGAAGGATGGGTTGCCAGCAGTATCCAGAACAATCCAAAGACGAACAAGCTATTTCAGAATCATCTCTGAATAAGATTGTTGGCACTGCAGAAGTGTACAACTTGGAG GAGATGGAACCCCCAAGTACACTCATGTGTGAACTAAGGCCTTACCAGAAACAAGCCCTCTATTGGATGTCAGAATCAGAGCAGGGGATTGATGTTGAAAGAGCAGCAAAAACTCTTCATCCATGCTGGGCAGCATATCGTATATGTGATCA AAGGGCTTCTTCAATATATGTGAATATATTTTCAGGGGAAGCAACTACTCAATTTCCCACTGCCACACAAATGGCAAGAGGAGGG ATTTTAGCGGATGCTATGGGTCTTGGGAAGACTGTTATGACAATAGCTCTAATACTTGCAAGGCCAGGCAGACGAAGCTCTCATAACCAAGAACTTGTCTTGAGAGCAGCAGATGATGCAGGAAACTCGAAAGGAAAAAAGGGTGCTAGTGTGAACACTCCATCTAAAGCAAATGGTGGTACTCTTATTGTTTGTCCCATGGCTTTGTTAGGCCAATGGAAG GATGAGCTTGAAACCCATTCAGAGAGGGAAACTCTTTCCGTTTTTGTTCATTATGGTGGAGATAGAACCAATAACCCCATGGTGATATCAGGATATGATGTGGTTTTGACAACATATGGTGTCTTAACTGCCTCTTATAAAAAT GATGGAGAGTGCAGCATTTATCATATGGTTGATTGGTATAGGGTGGTGTTAGATGAAGCTCATACCATTAAATCCTGGAAGACTCAAGGTGCCCGGGCTGCCTTTACCTTGTCCTCTCACTGCCGGTGGTGTCTGACAGGCACCCCGCTTCAG AATAATTTGGAAGACCTGTACAGCCTTCTATGCTTCTTGCATGTGGAACCGTGGTGCAACTGGGCATG GTGGAATAAATTGATTCAAAGGCCTTACGAAAATAATGATCCAAGAGGACTGAGGTTGGTTAAGGCTATTTTAAGGCCACTGATGTTAAGAAGAACTAAGGATACAGTGGATAAAGAAGGAAG GCCCATACTTGTCCTCCCTTCCATCGATGTCAAGATCATTGAGTGTGAACAATCCGAAGCTGAACATGACTTTTATGATGCCTTGTTCAGAAGATCCAAA GTCCAGTTTGATCAATTTGTTGCACAAGGGAAGGTTCTTCACAACTATGCCAATATCCTTGAGCTACTACTGCGTTTGAGGCAGTGTTGCAACCACCCATTTCTTGTTATGAG TCGAGCGGATTCACAACAGTATGCAGACTTGAACAAACTCGCAAGAAGGTTTGTGGAAGTGAATTTTGAGTCATCTACTCCAAGGCAGGGAGCCCCAACCCAAGCATACATTGAGGAGGTTGTTGAGGATATCCGGAGGGGTGAAAACAAGGAGTGCCCAATATGCCTAGAGTATGCAGATGATCCTGTACTCACACCATGTGCTCATAGAATGTGCAGAGAATGTCTTCTCACCAGTTGGAGGATCCCAATAACCGGGCTGTGCCCTATTTGCCGTACATTGTTAAAGAAAACCGAACTCATTACATGCCCAACAGAAAGCAAGTTTCGAGTAGATGTTGAGAAAAACTGGAAGGAGTCTTCAAAGGTTACAAAGCTCTTGGAATGCTTGGAAAAAATTAAACGGTCAGGTTCTGGTGAAAAGAGTATTATTTTTAGTCAGTGGACATCATTTTTCGATCTCCTGGAAATTCCATTGCAGAGGAGAGGGATCGGATTCTTAAGATTTGATGGGAAACTGGTGCAGAAGCAGAGGGAAAGGGTTTTGAAGGAGTTCAGTGAAACCAATGAAAAAATG GTGTTGTTGATGTCTTTGAGAGCTGGTGGTGTGGGCTTGAACTTAACTGCAGCTTCAAATGTTTTTTTGATG GATCCCTGGTGGAATCCTGCTGTAGAGGAGCAAGCAATCATGCGAATCCATCGCATTGGACAAAAGCGAAGAGTACATGTTAGAAGATTCATTGTCAAG GACACAGTGGAGGAGAGAATGCAGCAGGTCCAGGCAAGGAAGCAACGCATGATTGCAGGCGCCCTGACTGATGAGGAGGTTCGATCAGCCAGGATTGAAGAGCTCAAAATGTTATTTAGATAA
- the LOC120013630 gene encoding ricin B-like lectin R40G3, with product MSGRNQPSYRVYCRASPYHNLTVSDGVAILAPINENDDRQYWHKDDKYSYIKDAGGLPAFSLVNKATGQTLKHFFKHYVPVRLVDYNPCVLDKSVLWAQADDRGEGYAAIRSLNANDTHLEAAALDNCSYRGAIIVGGFWRDDKNQHWKIERRC from the exons ATGTCTGGAAGAAACCAACCTTCTTATAGGGTGTACTGCAGGGCTTCCCCCTACCACAATTTAACCGTCAGCGACGGCGTGGCCATTCTTGCCCCtattaatgaaaatgatgacCGCCAG TATTGGCACAAAGATGACAAGTACAGCTATATAAAGGATGCAGGGGGCTTGCCTGCCTTTTCTCTTGTTAATAAAGCAACTGGTCAAACCCTAAAACATTTCTTCAAACACTATGTTCCG GTGAGATTGGTTGACTACAATCCATGTGTTCTTGATAAGTCTGTCTTGTGGGCACAAGCAGACGATCGTGGTGAAGGTTATGCGGCTATAAGGAGTCTTAATGCTAACGATACGCATTTGGAAGCTGCTGCTTTGGACAATTGTTCCTATCGTGGTGCTATAATTGTTGGCGGGTTTTGGAGGGATGATAAAAACCAGCACTGGAAAATTGAGCGTCGTT GTTGA
- the LOC120013547 gene encoding uncharacterized protein LOC120013547 — protein MAFLSFAGRLLFASVFILSAWQEFNEFGIDGGPAAKALRPKFNVFSKHVRSHTGIELPQIEMKVIAATAIALKSIGGLLFIFGSSLGACLLLLHQAVLTPILYDFYNYDADNKEFHQLFTKFTQELALLGALLFFIGMKNSTPRRQLKKKPGKTKSA, from the exons ATGGCTTTTCTTTCGTTTGCTGGGAGACTTCTTTTCGCTTCGGTCTTCATTCTCTCTGCTTGGCAAGA ATTTAATGAATTTGGTATTGATGGTGGGCCAGCAGCAAAGGCATTAAGACCCAAATTCAATGTTTTCTCAAAACATGTGAGATCCCATACTGGGATTGAATTACCGCAAATTGAA ATGAAGGTTATAGCTGCTACTGCTATCGCATTGAAGAGCATAGGAGGCCTCCTCTTCATATTTGGCAGCTCTCTTGGAGCTTGTCTTTTG CTTCTGCATCAGGCAGTCCTGACTCCCATTTTGTATGATTTCTACAACTATGATGCTGACAACAAAGAATTTCATCAACTTTTTACCAAGTTCACTCAG GAATTGGCGCTGTTGGGAGCATTGCTCTTTTTCATAGGCATGAAGAACTCGACTCCAAGGAGACAACTCAAGAAGAAGCCGGGCAAAACAAAATCGGCATGA